TCTGTTATGAGGGAAGAGATCTTCGTCTCCATCCAGGATCTGCCGGTTCCCCGTGCGGAAGTCTTCGCCTTCTTCGCCGACCCCGCCAACCTCGAGGCCCTCACCCCGCCCTGGCTGCGCTTCGAGGTACTCACGCCCAAACCGCTGCCCCGCGGGGAGGGTGCCCTGTTCGACTACCGCATCCGAGTACGGGGGCTTCCCATTCGCTGGCGCACCCTCATCGAGACCTACATCCCCGGCGAGCGGTTCGTGGACCGGCAAATCTCCGGCCCCTACGCCCTGTGGCACCACACCCACAGCTTCGAGGATCTGCCCGATGGCGGCACC
This sequence is a window from Geothrix sp. PMB-07. Protein-coding genes within it:
- a CDS encoding SRPBCC family protein encodes the protein MREEIFVSIQDLPVPRAEVFAFFADPANLEALTPPWLRFEVLTPKPLPRGEGALFDYRIRVRGLPIRWRTLIETYIPGERFVDRQISGPYALWHHTHSFEDLPDGGTRMTDRVRYRLGWGVIGSLLTALWVRKDVARIFAYRKQVLAERFVSR